The genomic interval AGGCTCCCGCCACTCGTACAACGTGAAGGTATTGTGGTGAACATCCTGCAGCCCAACATGCTGATGTATGTAAACGTATACAGTACTGATAAGAAGGCGGATGAGAATTTTCTGTACAACTACGCCAACATTAACATATTAAATGAGCTCAAAAGGGTAAAAGGTATCGGTAATGCCCAGATCCTGGGTAGCCGTCAGTATGCAATGCGTATCTGGCTGAAGCCTGACCGTATGCGTGCTTACAATGTTTCTACCGATGAAGTGATGGAGGCATTGAGCAACCAGAGTATCATAGGCTCTCCGGGCCGTTTGGGAAGAAGTGATGGTAAACGTTCGGAGTCGCTCGAATATGTACTGACCTACCAGGGACGATATAACAAACCCGAACAATACCAGGATGTGATCATCCGCGCTAATCCGAACGGTGAGATACTTTACCTGAAAGACATAGCGGATGTTGAATTCGGAAGTGAGTTCTACGATATCTACTCCAACCTGAACGGTCACCCTTCCGCTGCGATCGTATTGAAACAGACTTATGGCAGTAATGCGAGCGATGTGATCAAAGCGATCAAACTCAAGCTGGATGAAATTAAAAAGAGCTCCTTTCCTCCGGGCATGGACTATGAGATCGATTATGACGTATCCAGCTTCCTGAATGCCTCTATCGAAAAGGTAGTGCATACATTGGGAGAGGCCTTCATACTGGTAGCGATAGTGGTATTCATCTTCCTGGGCGACTGGCGTTCAACGCTCATCCCCACACTGGCGGTGCCGGTATCGTTGGTGGGTGCTTTCTTCTTCATGCAGCTGTTCGGGCTCACCATCAACCTCATTACGCTGTTTGCACTCGTACTGGCTATCGGTATCGTGGTGGACAATGCCATTGTGGTGATAGAGGCCGTCCATGCTAAAATGGAGGAAGAACATCTCTCGCCTTACCAGGCAACCATCAAAGTGATACATGAGATCAGCGGGGCGATCATCGCGATCACCTTCGTAATGACGGCGGTGTTCATTCCCGTGGCATTCATGTCGGGCCCTGTAGGTATCTTCTACCGGCAGTTTGCCATCACCATGGCTACATCTATTGTACTCTCCGGCGTAGTGGCGCTGACACTGACGCCTGTGCTTTGTGCCATCATCCTGAAGAACAACCACGGGCAGCCAAGGAAAAAGACGATCGTCAACAGGTTCCTGGATGGCTTCAACCACCAGTTCGAGAAACTGACCGGTAAGTATGCCAGCTTTCTGAAACTGATCGTGAACCGCAGGGTGGTGACCTTTGGTATCCTCCTGGCTTTCGGCGCCGGTATAGTAGGCATCAACAGTAATCTTGCATCCGGTTTCATTCCCAATGAGGACCAGGGTATGATCTATGCCATTATCCAGACGCCTCCGGGCGCTACCCTGGAAAGGACCAATGATCTGGCTAAAAGAGTACAGGAGATCGCCGAACATATAGAAGGTATCCAGTCCGTTTCCGCACTGGCGGGTTACGAGGTATTGACCGAAGGTAGGGGTTCCAACGCAGGTACCTGTCTGATTTCCCTGAAAGACTGGTCAGAGCGTAAACACTCCGTAACTGAGATCATCGAGGAGCTGGAAGAAAAATCAAAAGATATCCCTGGTGCTACCATCGAGTTCTTTGGTCCTCCGGCCGTACCTGGTTATGGCGCTGCGGGCGGTTTTGCTTTACGTCTGCTCGATAAGACCAACAGCGATGATTATAAAGAACTGGAAAAAGTGAACGATCAGTTCATGGCGGCACTGGGAAAACGTAAGGAGCTGACAGGTCTCTTCACATTCTTCAGCGCCAACTATCCCCAGTACGAACTGCAGATCGACAACAAGGCAGCAATGCAGAAAGGCGTATCTATCGGTAAGGCGATGGACAACCTCTCCATCCTGATCGGTAGTACCTACGAACTTGGTTTCATCAGGTTCGGTACATCTCTCAAGGTGTACGTACAGGCCTCTCCTGAATACAGAAGACTGCCTGATGACCTGATGAAGTTGTACGTGAAGAACAATAAAGACGAGATGGTGCCTTATTCAGCGTTCATGTCCATCAAAAAGACACATGGCCTGAATGAGATCACCCGCTACAACATGTACACCTCTTCCGCCATCAGGGGTGAGCCTGCAGCTGGTTACAGCAGCGGTGAAGCCACTAAAGCCATCCAGGAAGTAGCTAAACAGACACTGCCACGCGGATATGATATAGACTGGGAAGGTTTGTCGAAAGACGAGGTAGAACGTGGAAATGAAGCGCTCTATATCTTCCTGGTAGTACTGGCCTTCGTATACCTGATCCTTGCTGCGCAATATGAAAGCTTCCTGCTGCCACTGGCGGTGATACTCTCCCTCCCGGCGGGTATTTTCGGAGCCTTCTTCCTGGTGAAGTTAATGGGACTGGCCAACGATATATACGCCCAGGTGGGTCTGGTAATGCTTGTTGGTTTGTTGGGCAAGAACGCGGTATTGATCGTAGAGTTTGCGGTGCAGAAACACCGTGCCGGTGCATCCGTGATAGATGCTGCGATAGAAGGTGCGAGAACGCGTTTCCGTCCGATCCTGATGACGTCCCTGGCTTTCATTGCCGGTCTGATACCGCTGTTGTTCGCAACAGGTCCGGGTGCTATCGGTAACCACACCATTGGCGCTGCTTCTGCCGGCGGTATGCTGCTGGGAACAGTGTTCGGCGTGATCGTCATCCCGGGACTGTACTACATATTCGGCGGTCTTGCGGCAAAACGCAAGCTCATTAAAGATGAAGACGGAAACCCCTTAACAGAAGAAATCGATCACAATGTTTAGAAAAAAAGTATATAAGTATATAGGAATAACCTGTGTTTCCTTAGCTGCTGCGGCTTGTGGCGTACCGGCCTTAACGGAAAAGACAGAAAACAGAACAGTGCCTGCGAGTTATAACAACTCGCAGGACACCGTTAACATTGCCAGGATGAAGTGGAAGGAATACTTCACCGACCCTTACCTGGCAGCGCTCATCGATACGGCTTTAAAGAACAACCAGGAGCTTAATATCACCTTACAGGAGATAGAGATAGCCCGGAATGAGATAAGGGCCAGAAAGGGCGAATATTTGCCATTTGTAGGGGTCAGAGGTGCTGCCGGGGTGGAAAAGGTAGGCCGTTACACGAGCCAGGGCGCAGGTGATGCAACTACGGAGATCGAACCGGGGAAAGAAATGCCTGACCCATTGCCCGATTTCCTGCTGGGCGCCTATGCTACATGGGAAGTGGACATCTGGCATAAACTGCACAACGCTAAAAAGGCAGCAGTGACCAGGTACCTCTCTTCCGTGGAAGGCAGGAACTTCATCGTTACCACCCTGATAGCTGAAATAGCCAATTCATACTACGAGTTACTGGCCCTGGACAATCAGCTGGGTATTGTAAAACAGAATATCGACATCCTGAACAATGCGCTGGAAGTGGTAAAGCTGCAGAAGGAAGCCTCCCGCGTCACCGAACTGGCTGTACGTAAATTTGAGGCGGAAGTGCTGAACACCCAAAGTCTTCAGTACGATATCCGCCAGAAGATCACCGAGACGGAAAACAGGATCAATTTCCTCCTGGGCAGATATCCACAGCCTATCCAGAGAAACCTCCAGACTTTCGACAGCCCGATGCCGGAGATCATTCATTCGGGTATTCCTTCCCAGTTACTGGCCAACCGTCCTGATATCAAACAGGCCGAACTGGACCTGGCTGCGTCCAAACTGGATATAAAGGTAGCCAAGGCCCAGTTCTACCCTTCCCTGGGTATTTCTGCGTCCCTGGGTTATAACGCCTTTAATCCGGCCTATCTGTTCCGGACGCCTAAATCGCTGATGTATTCCCTGGCGGGTGATCTGATTGCGCCGCTGGTCAACAAGAATGCGATCAAAGCCACCTACTACACCGCCAATGCCAAACAGGTACAGGCAGCTTACAACTACGAGCGTACCATCCTGAACGCCTATGTTGAGGTGGCCAACCAACTGATCAAGATCGGTAACCTGTCTAAAAGCTATGACCTGAAATCGAAGCAGGTACAGGCGCTTTCCGAATCCATCGCTATTTCCAACAGCCTCTTCCAGTCAGCCCGTGCCGACTATATGGAGGTGCTGCTTACCCAGCGGGATGCACTGGAATCGAAATTTGAGCTTATAGAAACCAAAAAACAGCAGCTGAACGCCATGGTGAATGTTTACCAGGCACTGGGCGGCGGCTGGAATTAATATATCCGGCAAAACCTGAAAACGAGGATAATCGCCCTAATAACCGTCAGGGTAGTATTATCCTCGTTTTTATTTGTATCTGCCTTCAGATAATTACGAAAGGAACCCGGCAACCGTTGTGAAGTCTCCCCTTCATTTATTATTTTCGTGATAACCCGTTAATAATCCACATGAAAAAGCTGTATTTCCTGTTCCTTGTCCTGTTAGCCATCAGCTGCCGGCTCTTTGCACAACAACCTATCGGCCGCTTACCCGACTGGGCCCTGGGCCCCTTCGTGAGACCACCAGGTCTGAACCCGATCATCTCTCCCGACACCAACAGCCGCTTTTATGACCCGATGCAGCAAAAGCTGCTGGACTGGGAAAGCAATGATACCTTCAACCCCGCCGCAGCGGTGAAAGACAGTAAGGTCTATGTGCTGTATCGTGCGGAAGACAAATCAGGTGTGGGTATAGGGCACCGTACCTCCAGGATAGGACTGGCAGAGAGCAGAGACGGTATTTCGATGAAACGGATGAAAGAACCTGTGCTTTTCCCGGGTTCGGACGACCAGCAGGAGTTTGAGTGGACTGGGGGTTGTGAGGATCCCAGGGTGGCTGTTACAGAAGACGGTACTTACCTGATGCTATATACCCAGTGGAACAAAAAAGTGCCCCGCCTGGGTTCCGCAACGTCAAAAGACCTGGTACACTGGAAGAAACATGGCCCTGTTTTCCAGGACGCATTCAATGGCAGGTTCCATAATATCCCTTCTAAATCTGCCTCCGTTCTCACCACCCTGAAAGATGGTCAGCTCAGGATCACGAAGTATAAGGGCAAATACTGGATGTACTGGGGTGAATATCATGTTTATGCTGCTACCTCCGACAATCTCGTTGACTGGGAACCGGTGGTGGATGAGAAAGGCGCCCTTAAAGCCCTCATATCTCCCCGTAAAGGCTATTTCGACAGTAACCTGACCGAGTGTGGCCCGCCGGCAATTCTGACCGATAAAGGCATCGTATTGCTCTATAACGGGAAGAACCTTGGCGGCAAGGATAGAGATACCAACTATACTGCCAATTCTTACTGCGCCGGTCAGATGTTGTTCAGTAAGGATGACCCGACAAAGTTCATTACCCGGCTTGACCAGCCGTTCATGGTGCCGGCCGAACCTTTTGAGAAAAGCGGGCAATACCCGGCAGGAACAGTGTTCATCGAAGGACTGGTCTATTTCAAAGGCAGATACCTGCTGTATTACGGATGTGCAGATTCCAGGGTAGCAGTGGCTGTTTATGATCCGGCGAGGGCAAATTAATTATTTGCTATCTGCTGCCTGTTCCCGGGTAAGAAGCTTGTTGATGTCCGGCCAAACGGATCAGATGATTAATTTCCTGATATTTGTCGCTGCCGGATAAAGAACCAACAGACTGAAACCGACGTTACAATGGAAGACATACTGGAGAAAAAGATACTGATCAATGCACCGGCTGCGGAAGTATGGAAATTACTCACAGACACGCGGCTCATGACAACATGGATGGGATCGGGTGAAATGGACCTGGAAATCAGCACCAGCTGGGAAGTGGGTACGCCGATACTGATCAAAGGCTTTCATCATGTGAAGTTCCAAAACAAAGGAACAGTAATGGAATACGTACCTGGCAGTGTAGTCAGTTATAACTTTTTAAGTTCAATATCCCGCCTGCCGAATAAGCCAGAAAACCATACAACCCTTAGGTTTGTATTGAAGCCGGGGGAAGATAAGACCACCCTGTTACTCACTATCAGCAATTTTCCTACGGAAGAGATTTACCACCATCTGAATTTCTATTGGAATGTTACATTGGCAATGCTCAGCAGGCAGTATGCTTAAAGCGATAAGCAAGAAAAATAAGTGTTCATTTACCCAACAAAGCACTCAGCCCTTCGTCATCAGGACTTTGATAAGCGATCCTGCGGATCTGATGATCTTTTACAGTAACGATCATCGGATAGATCTCTTTCCCCTTATCAGGATATTCGATCATATTTGCCGTATCCAGCAATACTTTGCTGCTGGATATAACATTACTTCCCAGTTTGATTCTTAATAATTTGGCGGATTGTATCCTGGTGAAAATATACCTGATACTATCTGACTTACCGATGTTATTCTTTACAAACGCTTCCGCTGTACTGATACAACCTTCACAACCCTGGTTGGGAATGATCACATAACTGCCGGTACTGAGCTGATGCTTATCCAATGCCACAATAGCCCGATTCAGGCCAGTATGTTCATCAGCACATGCAGATAAGAGTACTATCAGGAAAAACAGCTTATAGTTCAATCTTACATTGTACATACTGGGCGATGTTTTGATCCTTATTATTTGCATTCAGAAAATATAGGCCCTCCGGAGTCATAAAGAAGTTGTCCAATGCCAGTGCATCAGGTAAAGCCGCTTCTCCGAGGTACCTGAAGTCCTTATCGAATGCGATCAGGCTGGCTTGTTTTCCTTTTAACTTACCGGTGATCGACAGTTTATCAGCAGGAGGTAATTCGAGCAACCTGTAATACCTGTCATGATAATGATCATAAATGATATTACGGTAGGAAGGCGTACTGGTATAATAACCCAGGGCCAGCTCCGGATCCAGTATCTGTTTATCATTTTTGGATAATGTCATTGAGGTGATGCAGATGCTGTTCCTGCTGCCGGCATACAATTCTTTTGTCTGCCAGTTGCTGTCTACCAGCTGGATGTTATGATCAACCGGAAGGCTGATCAACAACTGCTTTGTCCTTTCATTGTAGGCAGCATACGGCGTGCGCATATGCGAACCGCCCCAGTTATGTTGCCAGTATACTTTGGAATAAGGCAGGTGATGACTGATATTTCCACCGGGCAGGTCAATCATTGTACAGATGGTACGGCTTTTTACAGGTTCTCCCTCCCTCTCCCCCAGCAGGAAGCCGGCACCAATGATCTTATTGCCCAGGAAAAATACAGGCGACGCTGCATTGGCATAAGGCCAGGCTGCAGCATTACCTTTCATCCGTGGTGCTGCACGGTTAACGAAATCAAGGCTCTTATAAACAGTATCATGGGTCAGCGAATAATAAGACAGCTTTGCACTGCCATAAGTATAAAGCACCAGGCTATCAGCAGCGAGAAATTTCATGTAAGAGACCTTCTGCTTAACATTCACCGGGTGAATGCTATCGGGATAGACCAGTCCTTTCTTCCCCAGCGGATATTGCAGCAGTCGCCTGTTATAGCTGTCAAATGCATATAATACATTTGCCGCAGCATGATAATCGATTGGTGTTGCAATACCCATTACCATTAAGCTATCCAGGTAAAGCTGCAGTGTATCATTGGTGGATATTCTGAGCGGAATGGCAGTACCGGCCGTGTTACAATTTGACCAGGGCTTTTCCTTCACCGTATCACAGGCACAAAGAGAAATAAAGACGGCCCATAATAAAAACAATGATTTTCCTGACATATGTCTGTTTAGACTTGAAATAAATAAAATAAACAGGGCGGTTGCGCCCTGTTTATCATCCGCTATTCTACATAATACGTACAATTGGTCTCATCCGGATTAACGGCAGACACACAGTCATAGTGATACACACCACCTACAACAGTGATCCTGCATTTTCCGCGCAGGCCATGATGGTCGTCCTGGCAGGCGCTTCCGGAAGATGATCCTGATACGAACAAAACAATTGCTGTAACAGCAAGGCTAAAAAGCATGAGGGATCTTTTCATCTTGTATGTTTTTAAATGAAGGAAAAAAGCTACGTGGCAGCACTGACGTTAACAAAATCTCTACCGGGTATAACACATCTACAGATTACAGGATATTGGCATCAGCGGGTATTCATAATTTTCAGTACTGACTAAATTTAGGTAAAAAATCTATAATTCAGCAAAACTGTTCTGAAAATAGCGATCGCTTATTTGTATAAAATTGTCAAGCTGACACATCGATACTTTCCGGCTATTTTCGTTTTCTTACAATCCCACCCGTATAAGGGCGGTTACTTTTGTATCATTAAATCAGATACAATGAAACGCAACACAAAAAAAGCTGTAAAGGGATCTATATTATTATTACTCATCCTCGCTATAACAGTATTCTCGCTTGAATACTTCAGCAATTACCAGGTAACCACGACTATTCATGCCGATGCCCCTGTGATAACAAGAAAGAGTATTGTGATCAATGCACCGGTAGAAAAGGTATGGAAGATATTCAGTGATGTGGATGACTGGGATACCTGGCAAAAAGAGATCGTTTCCCCTGCACTAAACGGGCAATTTAAAGAAGGTGCTGCTTTCGACTGGAAATCCAACGGACTTACCATACACTCCACATTGAACAATGTACAACCTAACAGGGAAGTGAGCTGGTCCGGTCCCGCCTTTGGCGCATTTGCCATACACAGATGGCATTTTTCAATGCAGAATGGGCAAACACTTGTCCTCGTGGAGGAAAGTATGGAAGGCTGGCTGGTGCAACTGCTGGCGGGCAAATTCCAATCAGGCCTTGACACTTCCATTGACCATTGGCTGGCTTACCTGAAGGTCGCTGCAGAGGAGGCATAAATAGACACTTAATGCATGAAATAAAGGAGGATGTATCAGCTGTGACACATCCTCCTTCGCCGTTTATTGCTTAAGCAATTCCGGCCCTTCATATACCTGTAACACCGGCATTACTCATCTTTCCGCCTGGCTGTTGTATTATGTGTACTATACACATTCCCTCCTGAAGCGGTCACGAACATCGCTACATAACCTCCTCCCGGCGCCAGCTGTAGCGGAATCACATCTTTCTGTGTATATGCCGCCTCTTCTATCTTCACAGTGCCGGTGCTATCAGGACTATCTTTCACTACAGACACCTTATACTTTGCATCCTTCAGGAAAGAGAGCGGGATGTTTAGCTGCTGAGGGGCGTCCCCATTCATAACAGCCAGGAACCAGGTATCGCCTTTACGGCGGGCAAATATCGCCAGCTGACCTATTTCAGAGGGAGGCAATACGATGGTTTCATCCCAGGTGGAAGGGATCTGTTTTATCAGGCCATTGGCAGGATTGTCCAGGATATGTTGCGGCTGGGCGGCATATGTAAGCAGCGGCGCACTCAGGATGGCAGCACTGGCTATCTGATGGGCCCAGGAGGTATTCTTCCTGCGCTCCCCGAAATGAACCACGGTATACTCCGCCGGGCCAGCCAGAAAACGCGTGAATGGCAGCGTGGTTTCATGTGCCGCTCTGTCTGTCAGCTTACTGGCTTCCATGCCTTTCACCGCTTCGCGTGTCAGTTCATTGGGCCAGGTGCGCGACAAGCCGGTAGGCTTGTTGGCGCCGTGAAAATCTGTCAGCAAATGATACACTGCTGTTTCCTGTAAAATAGCGGTATACAGGTCTATCACTTCCTTGCCTTCACTATCAAAGAAATCGATCTTGACACCTGTTATGCCCAGTTCATGACAGCGCCTGAAAAAATCCTGTCTTGTAGTTTTATCGCGCAATGCTTTGGAATGCTTCCAGACCCAGATGCCGACATGATGGCTTTTAGCATCATTGACCACATCCCTGATCTGATCGTCTGTCCATTTATCCCAGAAGCCTTCCAGGATATTGTGCTCGAAACCTAAAGCTCCTGCTTCTGCAGAGAATTGCTTCATAACAGCAGGTGTACCTTCGCCACCGCCATCCAGGTATTTCCAAACGGCACGGCCCGGCCTGATCCAGTCGGTGTGAATGCCTTTGGGAAAGAGCTTCGGATCTGGTGGTGGACAAAGATCATGCACTATATCATTGTTCACCATCGTATTCAGGTCTGCACCTATCATCACTACCCGCCAGGGAGTAGTGATGGTACCACTGATGGAGGCGGGCTTCAGAGAACGCTGCACATCCTCTTCACTGTAACGCAGCTTGTAAGGATATGATACGGGCTGGTGCTGCGCCAGGCGCAATACCAATCCCTGTTTACCATTTGCTTCCAGGGCCATGCCGCTGTAATTCACGAGGTCTGCTTCTGTAACAGCGGCATAAACACCCTGCGGCAATTTGAAGGTGGCCGGCGGCGCTACCCATTCCCCTGCCTGTAAAGCAGTGATCTCTTTCTTTGCGTACACGCTTTCATAATGCATGCTCAGGTCATGATACCATATCTCGCTGCCTGCAGGTATATTGAATACCGTCGCCTCATCAGGCACACGGGAAACACCGGCAGCGCCGGGCACCACCGTGCGGAAGGCGATACCATTGTTAAACACCCTTACCTCCAATGTGCAGGCCGTAGCGCCCTGTTGCAGGGCAATAGCGGCACCCTGACAGTTATTGACTGCCTCGGCATGCACACCGTTCCAGGGATAACGCTCATTGATCGTATAACGCTTTATAGTACCGGTTTTGACATCGCTGGTCAGCAGCCGGTCGTCCACCGATAATATCATCGGCGATGCCTCAATGACCGGGGTATTCCGGAAAGTAACTGAATAGTATAACTGGCGATGATCAGGAAATAACCTGAACCGGATCTGCCCGTCCGGACTGGCCACCAGTGTAGTATCGGCGGCAAATGCTTTTGCCGTCAG from Chitinophaga filiformis carries:
- a CDS encoding efflux RND transporter permease subunit → MFNIFMKRPVFAIVISLIIVFMGVLAINTLPTSQFPSIAPPRVIVSVAYPGASADVLVQSVLIPMEKAVNGVPGMKYMTSDATSAGEANIQVVFDLGTDPNQAVVNVKNRIEQVTSRLPPLVQREGIVVNILQPNMLMYVNVYSTDKKADENFLYNYANINILNELKRVKGIGNAQILGSRQYAMRIWLKPDRMRAYNVSTDEVMEALSNQSIIGSPGRLGRSDGKRSESLEYVLTYQGRYNKPEQYQDVIIRANPNGEILYLKDIADVEFGSEFYDIYSNLNGHPSAAIVLKQTYGSNASDVIKAIKLKLDEIKKSSFPPGMDYEIDYDVSSFLNASIEKVVHTLGEAFILVAIVVFIFLGDWRSTLIPTLAVPVSLVGAFFFMQLFGLTINLITLFALVLAIGIVVDNAIVVIEAVHAKMEEEHLSPYQATIKVIHEISGAIIAITFVMTAVFIPVAFMSGPVGIFYRQFAITMATSIVLSGVVALTLTPVLCAIILKNNHGQPRKKTIVNRFLDGFNHQFEKLTGKYASFLKLIVNRRVVTFGILLAFGAGIVGINSNLASGFIPNEDQGMIYAIIQTPPGATLERTNDLAKRVQEIAEHIEGIQSVSALAGYEVLTEGRGSNAGTCLISLKDWSERKHSVTEIIEELEEKSKDIPGATIEFFGPPAVPGYGAAGGFALRLLDKTNSDDYKELEKVNDQFMAALGKRKELTGLFTFFSANYPQYELQIDNKAAMQKGVSIGKAMDNLSILIGSTYELGFIRFGTSLKVYVQASPEYRRLPDDLMKLYVKNNKDEMVPYSAFMSIKKTHGLNEITRYNMYTSSAIRGEPAAGYSSGEATKAIQEVAKQTLPRGYDIDWEGLSKDEVERGNEALYIFLVVLAFVYLILAAQYESFLLPLAVILSLPAGIFGAFFLVKLMGLANDIYAQVGLVMLVGLLGKNAVLIVEFAVQKHRAGASVIDAAIEGARTRFRPILMTSLAFIAGLIPLLFATGPGAIGNHTIGAASAGGMLLGTVFGVIVIPGLYYIFGGLAAKRKLIKDEDGNPLTEEIDHNV
- a CDS encoding TolC family protein; its protein translation is MFRKKVYKYIGITCVSLAAAACGVPALTEKTENRTVPASYNNSQDTVNIARMKWKEYFTDPYLAALIDTALKNNQELNITLQEIEIARNEIRARKGEYLPFVGVRGAAGVEKVGRYTSQGAGDATTEIEPGKEMPDPLPDFLLGAYATWEVDIWHKLHNAKKAAVTRYLSSVEGRNFIVTTLIAEIANSYYELLALDNQLGIVKQNIDILNNALEVVKLQKEASRVTELAVRKFEAEVLNTQSLQYDIRQKITETENRINFLLGRYPQPIQRNLQTFDSPMPEIIHSGIPSQLLANRPDIKQAELDLAASKLDIKVAKAQFYPSLGISASLGYNAFNPAYLFRTPKSLMYSLAGDLIAPLVNKNAIKATYYTANAKQVQAAYNYERTILNAYVEVANQLIKIGNLSKSYDLKSKQVQALSESIAISNSLFQSARADYMEVLLTQRDALESKFELIETKKQQLNAMVNVYQALGGGWN
- a CDS encoding glycoside hydrolase family 130 protein, with product MKKLYFLFLVLLAISCRLFAQQPIGRLPDWALGPFVRPPGLNPIISPDTNSRFYDPMQQKLLDWESNDTFNPAAAVKDSKVYVLYRAEDKSGVGIGHRTSRIGLAESRDGISMKRMKEPVLFPGSDDQQEFEWTGGCEDPRVAVTEDGTYLMLYTQWNKKVPRLGSATSKDLVHWKKHGPVFQDAFNGRFHNIPSKSASVLTTLKDGQLRITKYKGKYWMYWGEYHVYAATSDNLVDWEPVVDEKGALKALISPRKGYFDSNLTECGPPAILTDKGIVLLYNGKNLGGKDRDTNYTANSYCAGQMLFSKDDPTKFITRLDQPFMVPAEPFEKSGQYPAGTVFIEGLVYFKGRYLLYYGCADSRVAVAVYDPARAN
- a CDS encoding SRPBCC domain-containing protein — encoded protein: MEDILEKKILINAPAAEVWKLLTDTRLMTTWMGSGEMDLEISTSWEVGTPILIKGFHHVKFQNKGTVMEYVPGSVVSYNFLSSISRLPNKPENHTTLRFVLKPGEDKTTLLLTISNFPTEEIYHHLNFYWNVTLAMLSRQYA
- a CDS encoding DUF4221 family protein, whose translation is MSGKSLFLLWAVFISLCACDTVKEKPWSNCNTAGTAIPLRISTNDTLQLYLDSLMVMGIATPIDYHAAANVLYAFDSYNRRLLQYPLGKKGLVYPDSIHPVNVKQKVSYMKFLAADSLVLYTYGSAKLSYYSLTHDTVYKSLDFVNRAAPRMKGNAAAWPYANAASPVFFLGNKIIGAGFLLGEREGEPVKSRTICTMIDLPGGNISHHLPYSKVYWQHNWGGSHMRTPYAAYNERTKQLLISLPVDHNIQLVDSNWQTKELYAGSRNSICITSMTLSKNDKQILDPELALGYYTSTPSYRNIIYDHYHDRYYRLLELPPADKLSITGKLKGKQASLIAFDKDFRYLGEAALPDALALDNFFMTPEGLYFLNANNKDQNIAQYVQCKIEL
- a CDS encoding SRPBCC family protein — protein: MKRNTKKAVKGSILLLLILAITVFSLEYFSNYQVTTTIHADAPVITRKSIVINAPVEKVWKIFSDVDDWDTWQKEIVSPALNGQFKEGAAFDWKSNGLTIHSTLNNVQPNREVSWSGPAFGAFAIHRWHFSMQNGQTLVLVEESMEGWLVQLLAGKFQSGLDTSIDHWLAYLKVAAEEA
- a CDS encoding glycoside hydrolase family 97 protein, coding for MKIPALLCTLLLTAKAFAADTTLVASPDGQIRFRLFPDHRQLYYSVTFRNTPVIEASPMILSVDDRLLTSDVKTGTIKRYTINERYPWNGVHAEAVNNCQGAAIALQQGATACTLEVRVFNNGIAFRTVVPGAAGVSRVPDEATVFNIPAGSEIWYHDLSMHYESVYAKKEITALQAGEWVAPPATFKLPQGVYAAVTEADLVNYSGMALEANGKQGLVLRLAQHQPVSYPYKLRYSEEDVQRSLKPASISGTITTPWRVVMIGADLNTMVNNDIVHDLCPPPDPKLFPKGIHTDWIRPGRAVWKYLDGGGEGTPAVMKQFSAEAGALGFEHNILEGFWDKWTDDQIRDVVNDAKSHHVGIWVWKHSKALRDKTTRQDFFRRCHELGITGVKIDFFDSEGKEVIDLYTAILQETAVYHLLTDFHGANKPTGLSRTWPNELTREAVKGMEASKLTDRAAHETTLPFTRFLAGPAEYTVVHFGERRKNTSWAHQIASAAILSAPLLTYAAQPQHILDNPANGLIKQIPSTWDETIVLPPSEIGQLAIFARRKGDTWFLAVMNGDAPQQLNIPLSFLKDAKYKVSVVKDSPDSTGTVKIEEAAYTQKDVIPLQLAPGGGYVAMFVTASGGNVYSTHNTTARRKDE